The following coding sequences lie in one Mycobacterium sp. Z3061 genomic window:
- a CDS encoding Hsp70 family protein has protein sequence MYDPLGLSIGTMNLVAAASGSSPVIRRAVLTLYPHCAPKLGVFGENSADPGTLMSAFVERIGDSVALISPDGSAHDPDLLTVEALDAMVVAAGADASSADITIAVPAHWKPGSVQALRNALRTHVGFVRSGLPPRLVPDAIAALTAVNAEVGVPTGGVVGLLDFGGSGTYVTLLETKDEFEPVSATMRYDDFSGNQIDQALLLHVIEELGHTDIDATGTATLGQLGTLREQCREAKERLSTDAVTELAAELSGTSIALELTREKFDDLIADRLTGLIYAFDDMLARNNSSFADLAAVVTVGGGASIPLVSQRLSFHTRLPVLTASDPVSAAAKGALLLATRSELMDLRTRTSVGLLVGGAHAAGASGVGVIDLPAGDVLVIDQDALTDRELAWSQTEFPEVPTRFEGDSYNEDGPCFSMRLNIIDPPKAPKRRIRVSQLLIGLCAAVAMTAVGGVAITLTAVEQRHTHHPAPIVPSVAPPPVSPSAKLPNPIPTSPAAPSPLPPPPSEAMAPSAAAPTSVETPPPPPPSPPPPPSPSPALTTTRPAPVTTTHPPAATTTPVTSEPPSPTEPPSAAEAPSAAETPATSEPPPVKMTTQWLHVPLLPLPIPIQVPANQVPANQAPVNQAPANVNPQNPFSSPGGP, from the coding sequence ATGTACGACCCGCTGGGGTTGTCGATCGGGACCATGAACCTGGTTGCGGCGGCGAGCGGAAGTTCTCCGGTCATCCGTCGCGCTGTGCTCACCCTGTATCCGCACTGCGCCCCGAAACTTGGTGTGTTCGGCGAGAATTCGGCCGACCCCGGCACTCTGATGAGTGCCTTTGTGGAACGAATCGGCGATTCGGTCGCGCTGATCTCGCCGGACGGATCCGCGCATGACCCGGACCTGCTGACGGTCGAGGCCCTGGACGCGATGGTGGTTGCCGCCGGCGCGGATGCGAGTTCCGCCGACATCACGATTGCCGTTCCCGCACACTGGAAACCGGGTTCGGTGCAGGCGTTGCGCAATGCACTGCGCACCCATGTCGGGTTCGTCCGCAGCGGCCTGCCGCCGCGCCTGGTCCCGGACGCGATCGCGGCGTTGACGGCGGTGAACGCCGAAGTGGGTGTTCCCACCGGGGGGGTGGTGGGGTTGCTCGACTTCGGCGGCTCCGGCACCTATGTCACCCTGCTGGAAACCAAGGACGAGTTCGAACCCGTCAGCGCCACAATGCGTTACGACGATTTCTCGGGAAACCAGATCGACCAGGCGTTGCTGCTACACGTGATCGAAGAACTCGGTCACACGGACATCGATGCGACCGGCACCGCCACGCTGGGTCAGCTCGGCACGCTGCGGGAGCAGTGCCGGGAGGCCAAGGAGCGATTGTCCACCGATGCCGTCACCGAACTGGCGGCAGAGCTCTCGGGCACCAGCATCGCGCTGGAACTCACCCGGGAGAAGTTCGACGATCTGATCGCCGACCGGCTGACCGGTCTCATCTACGCCTTCGACGACATGCTGGCGCGCAACAATTCGAGTTTCGCCGACCTGGCAGCGGTGGTGACCGTCGGTGGCGGCGCCAGCATTCCGCTTGTCAGCCAACGTCTTTCGTTCCACACCCGGTTGCCGGTGCTGACCGCGTCCGATCCGGTGAGCGCTGCTGCCAAGGGTGCGTTGCTGCTGGCGACCCGCAGTGAGCTGATGGACCTTCGGACCCGCACCTCCGTCGGGCTGCTGGTCGGCGGGGCTCACGCGGCCGGAGCGTCCGGCGTCGGCGTCATCGACCTGCCTGCCGGGGACGTGCTGGTGATCGACCAGGACGCGCTGACCGACCGCGAACTGGCCTGGTCGCAAACCGAGTTCCCCGAGGTGCCGACCCGCTTCGAGGGCGACTCCTACAACGAAGACGGCCCGTGCTTCTCGATGCGGCTCAACATCATCGACCCCCCGAAGGCGCCGAAGCGCCGCATCCGGGTGTCGCAGCTGCTGATCGGCCTGTGCGCCGCGGTCGCGATGACCGCCGTCGGCGGGGTGGCGATCACGCTGACCGCCGTTGAGCAGCGTCACACCCACCATCCCGCTCCGATCGTGCCCAGCGTCGCGCCACCACCGGTGTCGCCCAGCGCCAAGTTGCCGAACCCGATTCCGACCAGTCCGGCGGCACCCAGTCCGCTGCCGCCGCCGCCCAGCGAGGCGATGGCGCCCAGCGCGGCAGCGCCCACCAGCGTCGAGACACCCCCGCCCCCACCCCCATCACCGCCGCCGCCACCGTCGCCATCGCCCGCGCTCACCACGACGAGGCCGGCCCCCGTCACCACCACACACCCCCCGGCCGCAACTACGACGCCGGTCACCTCCGAGCCGCCGTCCCCCACCGAGCCGCCCAGCGCGGCGGAGGCGCCCAGTGCGGCGGAGACACCGGCCACGTCGGAACCGCCGCCGGTGAAGATGACGACCCAGTGGTTGCACGTCCCGCTGCTCCCGCTGCCGATACCGATCCAGGTGCCGGCCAACCAGGTGCCGGCCAACCAGGCACCGGTTAACCAGGCACCGGCCAACGTCAACCCGCAGAACCCCTTCTCCTCACCCGGAGGCCCCTGA